In Sebaldella sp. S0638, one DNA window encodes the following:
- a CDS encoding alpha-amylase: protein MINGVMIQYFEWNLPADKKHWKRLADDAEHLREIGINAVWIPPATKGTSDLDVGYGAYDLYDLGEFDQKGTVATKYGTKEELVSAIEILHENEISVYLDAVMNHKAGADGTEKFMVQEVDPNDRNKAISDPYEIEGWTKFDFEGRKDKYSDFKWHWYHFNGTDYNNINKKTAIYKMTGDGKNWDQNVDDENGNYDYLMFANIDYERGDVVEEMKKWGAWVANELNLDGFRLDAIKHINNNFIEEFLKEVRGVRGENFYAVGEYWKGDLESIQEYLDNVNYQADLFDVPLHFNFFTASKNGSAYDLRQIFDNALVVNNKLFAVTFVDNHDSQWGGSLESQIDSWFKPLAYALILLIADGYPCIFYGDYYGVGGKESPHRWVIEKLLYARKHHAYGEQINYFDDPNLIGMVRKGDEEHPGSGLVMLLSNHLEGTKRINIGKEHAGETWYEITENIKDEICIDENGEAEFRVNDGKAAVWVKK from the coding sequence ATGATAAATGGAGTAATGATTCAATACTTTGAATGGAATCTGCCGGCGGATAAAAAACACTGGAAACGTCTGGCAGATGATGCGGAGCATCTAAGAGAGATAGGAATAAATGCAGTCTGGATACCTCCGGCGACTAAAGGGACTTCTGATCTGGATGTAGGATATGGAGCATATGATTTATACGATCTCGGTGAATTTGACCAAAAAGGAACGGTAGCCACAAAGTACGGAACAAAAGAAGAACTGGTATCAGCAATTGAAATACTCCACGAAAATGAAATATCAGTTTATCTGGATGCAGTGATGAACCATAAAGCCGGAGCTGACGGGACAGAAAAGTTTATGGTGCAGGAAGTAGATCCTAATGACAGAAACAAGGCAATATCAGACCCGTATGAAATAGAGGGATGGACTAAATTTGATTTTGAGGGACGTAAAGATAAATACTCGGATTTTAAGTGGCACTGGTATCATTTTAACGGTACTGACTATAATAATATAAATAAGAAAACAGCTATTTATAAAATGACAGGTGACGGTAAAAACTGGGATCAGAATGTAGATGATGAAAATGGAAACTATGATTATCTCATGTTTGCAAATATAGATTATGAACGCGGCGATGTAGTGGAAGAGATGAAAAAATGGGGCGCGTGGGTAGCAAATGAACTAAATCTGGACGGCTTCAGGCTTGATGCAATAAAGCATATAAATAATAACTTTATAGAAGAATTTCTCAAAGAAGTAAGAGGAGTCAGAGGTGAAAATTTTTATGCTGTGGGTGAATACTGGAAAGGTGATCTTGAGTCTATACAGGAGTATCTTGATAATGTGAATTATCAGGCAGATCTCTTTGATGTACCGCTTCATTTTAACTTTTTTACAGCTTCTAAAAACGGAAGTGCTTATGATTTGCGACAGATATTTGATAATGCTCTGGTAGTCAACAATAAATTATTTGCGGTAACTTTTGTGGATAATCATGATTCACAGTGGGGCGGTTCACTGGAATCACAGATAGACAGCTGGTTTAAGCCTCTGGCATATGCGTTGATTCTGCTTATAGCTGACGGTTACCCTTGTATATTTTACGGTGATTATTACGGTGTTGGCGGGAAAGAAAGTCCGCACAGATGGGTAATAGAAAAACTGCTTTATGCGAGAAAGCATCATGCTTACGGTGAACAGATAAATTACTTTGATGATCCTAATCTCATAGGAATGGTAAGGAAAGGAGACGAGGAACATCCGGGGTCAGGACTGGTTATGCTCCTGTCGAATCATCTTGAAGGAACAAAAAGAATAAATATTGGTAAAGAACATGCCGGTGAGACATGGTATGAAATTACTGAAAATATAAAAGACGAAATCTGTATAGACGAGAACGGCGAAGCTGAATTCAGGGTAAATGACGGGAAAGCAGCTGTATGGGTAAAGAAATGA
- a CDS encoding helix-turn-helix domain-containing protein, protein MKFKEYKEKVFKGDPELYEEYKKLEPEYELIKQVIKIRNDQKLTQQQLAERTGTKQSNISRFEKGEYNPSLKFLKKLARGLGKELHIEFR, encoded by the coding sequence ATGAAATTTAAAGAATATAAGGAAAAAGTATTTAAAGGAGACCCGGAGTTATATGAGGAATATAAGAAATTAGAGCCTGAATATGAGCTTATAAAACAGGTTATTAAAATTCGTAATGACCAAAAGTTAACACAGCAGCAGCTGGCAGAGCGGACAGGAACTAAACAAAGCAATATCAGCAGATTTGAAAAAGGTGAGTATAATCCCAGTCTTAAATTTTTGAAGAAGCTCGCACGGGGCTTGGGAAAAGAATTACATATAGAATTTAGATAA
- a CDS encoding type II toxin-antitoxin system RelE/ParE family toxin yields MWEIEFYETESGRNVILDFLESLPVKRKARAIREIELLEEFGIELTMPHAKKIEGKLWELRIKASVSISRIFYFISVYNKIILLHGFIKKTNKTPECEKDTARKRMADYKRRFEI; encoded by the coding sequence ATGTGGGAAATTGAGTTTTATGAAACAGAAAGCGGAAGAAATGTAATATTGGATTTTTTGGAAAGTCTGCCTGTGAAGCGTAAGGCCAGAGCAATTAGGGAAATTGAATTGCTTGAGGAATTTGGAATAGAATTAACAATGCCTCATGCTAAAAAAATTGAAGGTAAGTTATGGGAATTAAGAATAAAAGCTTCTGTCAGTATTTCACGGATATTCTATTTTATATCAGTATATAATAAAATTATTCTATTGCATGGATTCATAAAGAAAACTAATAAGACGCCGGAATGTGAAAAAGATACTGCAAGAAAAAGGATGGCTGACTATAAAAGGAGGTTTGAGATATGA
- a CDS encoding NCS2 family permease, which produces MIKGRAGNFFENYYELSKYGTDIKTELMAGLTTFLTMSYVLAVIPGFLRSAGIPSEGLYTSVCLIAIIGTLAHAFFSKLPVATAPGLGLSAFFVSTVIGRMGYTWQQGLAAVTISGLVFLCISLTSIREIIIRSLPENIKIAITGGIGLFIAIIGFRNTGIVVSTDHGMFFGNLKNPAVLLSIFGLLLMLTLMSKGLKTALILSILITTLVGIPLGVTNLSDWRGFGLPHGISATFFKQDFLGLIGNKGVLSGLLNILMIILTISLVDLFDNIGTLLAIAEKGGLYNEKGEVRNMKKALVCDSISTTLSSFLGTTTTSTYLESTAGIASGGRTGLTALSTAVLFGMAFFLSGIVCIIPEAATAPVLIVVGALMLGSITRINFNDLTEGAPAFFTITMMPFTTSIAEGIAGGIITYVVLKLATGRYKEIKPVMYILAVLFIIRLYINM; this is translated from the coding sequence GTGATAAAAGGAAGAGCAGGGAATTTTTTTGAGAATTATTATGAATTATCAAAGTATGGTACTGATATTAAAACGGAACTTATGGCAGGACTTACAACGTTTTTGACTATGTCATATGTACTGGCGGTAATTCCGGGATTCTTGCGGTCGGCAGGGATTCCATCAGAGGGGTTGTATACTTCAGTTTGTTTAATTGCCATCATAGGAACTCTGGCACATGCGTTCTTTTCCAAACTGCCTGTGGCAACAGCACCCGGATTAGGACTTTCAGCGTTTTTTGTATCAACAGTAATCGGAAGAATGGGCTATACCTGGCAGCAGGGTCTTGCTGCAGTAACGATTTCAGGACTGGTATTTTTATGTATCTCGCTTACTTCTATACGGGAAATAATAATCAGAAGTCTGCCGGAAAATATAAAAATTGCAATAACAGGAGGAATTGGTCTTTTTATTGCAATAATTGGTTTTAGAAACACAGGTATAGTAGTATCTACTGACCACGGAATGTTTTTTGGAAATTTGAAAAATCCGGCAGTATTATTAAGCATATTTGGCTTGCTTCTTATGCTTACGCTTATGTCAAAAGGACTGAAAACGGCTTTGATTCTGTCAATACTTATTACAACACTTGTGGGAATACCGCTTGGCGTTACTAATCTCAGTGACTGGAGAGGTTTCGGGCTTCCGCACGGGATTTCAGCAACTTTTTTTAAACAGGACTTTTTAGGGCTTATAGGGAATAAAGGAGTGCTTTCCGGGCTGCTTAATATTCTTATGATAATACTTACGATAAGTCTGGTGGATCTTTTTGATAATATAGGAACTCTTTTGGCAATAGCTGAAAAAGGTGGACTTTATAATGAAAAAGGTGAAGTAAGAAATATGAAAAAAGCTCTTGTATGTGATTCTATTTCTACAACATTAAGTTCATTTTTAGGAACAACGACAACATCTACCTATCTGGAAAGTACAGCTGGTATTGCTTCCGGAGGCAGAACGGGTTTAACGGCACTTTCTACGGCAGTGCTATTCGGGATGGCATTTTTTCTTTCGGGAATTGTGTGTATAATACCAGAAGCGGCAACAGCACCTGTTTTGATTGTAGTAGGAGCACTTATGCTGGGTTCTATTACAAGAATAAATTTTAATGATCTCACAGAAGGAGCGCCGGCTTTCTTTACTATTACTATGATGCCTTTTACTACTAGCATTGCAGAGGGAATAGCGGGAGGAATAATAACTTATGTGGTATTAAAACTGGCCACTGGAAGGTATAAAGAGATAAAACCGGTAATGTATATACTCGCGGTTTTGTTTATAATAAGGCTTTATATAAATATGTGA